In the genome of Streptomyces violaceoruber, the window GGTCCGGCGTTCGACTTCTCACGGTATGCCCCCGCGGGAGAGGCTTCCCGCGCGGGGGCCCTCCAGACGCGCCGGGTAGGTTTCCGCGCTATGAGCGACATCACGGTCACCAACTGGGCCGGCAACATCACGTACACGGCGAAGGAACTGCTGCGGCCGCACTCCCTGGACGCGCTGCGGGCCCTGGTGGCGGACAGCGCCAGGGTGCGGGTGCTGGGCAGCGGGCACTCCTTCAACGAGATCGCCGAGCCGGGCGACGGGGGTGTCCTGCTGTCGCTGGCGGGCCTGCCGTCCGTGGTGGACGTGGACACGGCGGCCCGTACGGTGCGGGTCGGCGGCGGTGTGCGGTACGCGGAGCTGGCCCGGGTGGTGCACGCGCGGGGCCTGGCGCTGCCGAACATGGCCTCGCTGCCGCACATCTCGGTCGCCGGGTCGGTGGCCACCGGCACCCACGGTTCGGGGGTGGGCAACGGTTCGCTGGCCTCGGTGGTGCGCGAGGTGGAGCTGGTCACCGCGGACGGTTCGACCGTGGTGATCGCGCGGGGCGACGAGCGGTTCGGCGGGGCGGTGACCTCGCTCGGCGCGCTGGGCGTGGTGACGTCGCTCACACTCGACCTGGAGCCGGCGTACGAGATGGAACAGCACGTCTTCACCGAGCTGCCGCTGGCCGGGCTGGACCCGGCGACGTTCGAGACGGTGATGGCGGCGGCGTACAGCGTGAGTCTGTTCACCGACTGGCGGGCGCCCGGTTTCCGGCAGGTGTGGCTGAAGCGGCGCACCGACCGGCCGCTGGAGGGTTTCCCGTACGCGGCCCCGGCCGCCGAGAAGATGCATCCGGTGCCGGGCATGCCCGCGGTGAACTGCACGGAGCAGTTCGGGGTGCCGGGGCCCTGGCACGAGCGGCTGCCGCACTTCCGCGCGGAGTTCACGCCCAGCAGCGGTGCCGAGTTGCAGTCGGAGTACCTGATGCCCCGGGAGCACGCCCTGGCCGCCCTGCACGCGATGGACGCGATACGGGAGACGCTCGCGCCGGTGCTCCAGACCTGCGAGATCCGCACGGTCGCCGCGGACGCGCAGTGGCTGAGCCCGGCGTACGGGCGGGACACCGTGGCCGCGCACTTCACCTGGGTCGAGGACACGGCGGCGGTCCTGCCGGTGGTGCGGCGGCTGGAGGAGGCGCTCGTCCCCTTCGCAGCCCGCCCGCACTGGGGGAAGGTGTTCACCGTCCCGGCGGGCGAGCTGCGTGCGCTGTACCCGCGGCTGGCCGACTTCGGGGCGCTGGCCGGGGCGCTGGACCCGGCGGGGAAGTTCACCAACGCGTTCGTGCGCGGGGTGCTCGCGGGCTGAGCACCCCGCGCCCCTCGGCGCCGGGCCGGGTCAGTGGTCGGCGCAGCAGGGTGTCGGGTCGGGGTCCTCGAACGGTACGAGGGTGCCGCCGACCGCGGGCATGGCGGCCAGCACGAGGCGGCCGTCCTGCCAGTGCGGGCGGACGTGGTTCCGGGTGACCAGCCGGGTGTCCGGGCTCGGCTCGTCCGGTGTGCCGAGGACGGTCACCCGGTCGACGGCGGAGCGGGCGAGCAGCTCGGCGAGGGTCAGGGTGCCGGTGAGGGCGGCCGCACCGGGGAAGAGGACCGCGCGGCCGGTCTCGTCCCAGGTGCCGTCGCGGACCTCGTGGCCCCGGGCCGTGAGCCGGTCCCGGGCGGTGCGCAGGACCGGCTCCGCCTCGGCGGCGAGGGACAGGGCGACCCGCGGGCGGCCGTCCCGCACCAGGTGGGTGCAGCCGAAGACGCCCTCGGGGAGGTCGAGTTCGGCCGCCAGCGCCTGGAGCAGGTGATCGGCCTCGCGCAGGGTCGTCGCGTCGGTGTCGATGCCGAGGACGTACGGCGCGGCGGGCGGGGTCACGAGGGCAGGACCCAGACCGGGTTGGAGTAGAACCACAGGTCGCGCCACGGGTCGGCGTCGCCGACGACGTCGATGGCGGGGCCGGCCGGGTCGACCTTGGCGCCCAGCGAGCCGACGGCGGACCGGTTGCCGTCGGTGCCGCGGGTGCGGAGGTAGACGGGGCGGTCGACGCGGCCGAGGTCGTAGGTGAGGCGGACGGTGCCGGTTTCCTTGTCGACCTCGTAGGACTTGACGACCCGGGCGGTCGGCGCGGTGAAGGTGTCCTTGTCGGCGGCCGGTCCGGTCACGTCGCCCTGGATGACGTCGACGCGGGCCAGCTTCGGCACGAATCCGGCCCAGTTGGGGCCGCCGGCCAGGGCGACGTCGATGGAGAGGGTGACCCGGGTGCCCCTGCGGACGTGCAGGGCGCCGCCGAGCGTGGCCCAGCGGCCGCCGCCGGAGACGCGGACGTCGAGGCCGCTGACGAGCTGCCCGTGGTCGACCCAGACGCGGCCGGCCCGGATGCCGTCCATGACGGCGGCGTAGGAGAAGCCGTCGGAGCCGACGTGGGTGCGGCTGTACTGGCCGGGCCAGAAGTCGTTCTGGGTGATGTCGATCTGCCCCGCGTAGACCGGGTCGTCGTAGCGGCCGTTGGCGTTGAAGTCGCCGCCGCCGCGGGCGCCGGTGTCGGCGTAGACCTGGTGGGAGTCGGAGTTGGCGGTGATCCACCAGGGGCGGCCCTCGGCGATGAGGCTGTCCCACAGGCCGCCGACCGTGGCGGTCATCCAGTCGAAGCCGCCCCAGGTGCGGTAGCTCTCCAGGGGGTAGCCGGCGAAGGAGTTGGCGCTCGGGCTGCCGTCGTAGATGCCGCGGGCGCCGCCCGGGCCGAGGGGCTCGGGCAGGCCGCCCGCCTGGTGGCCCGGGGCGCCCTCGAAGCCGACGGCGATCTGGTGGCCGCGGGAGGTGGCGTCACGCCAGGCGCGGATCTCGTGCGGGGAGTCGATGCCCTTGCGCGCCGGGTGGTTGGCGAGCATCAGGGCGTCCTTGACCTTGCGCCGCTTGACCTGGTCGGCGAGGAAGGAGAGTCCGGCGATGGCGAGGGCCTCGTTGGCGGGGGTGGAGTCGCCCGCGCCCTTGACGCTGCCGTCGTAGTCGGTCTCGAACTGCTTGAGGACGGAGACCTCGTGCTTGCCGGGGTGGACGAAGACGGTGCCGTGCTCGGCGGCCGGGATGTTCCACTCCAGGCCCTGGAAGACGAGGGTGTCCTCGTGGGCGGCGCGGGCCTCGCGGATGTCGGGGTTGACCTTCTCCACACCGATCTTGGCGTGGGTGTTGCTGCCGTGGTCGGTGATGACCAGCCAGTCCATGCCGTG includes:
- the aldO gene encoding alditol oxidase, with the protein product MSDITVTNWAGNITYTAKELLRPHSLDALRALVADSARVRVLGSGHSFNEIAEPGDGGVLLSLAGLPSVVDVDTAARTVRVGGGVRYAELARVVHARGLALPNMASLPHISVAGSVATGTHGSGVGNGSLASVVREVELVTADGSTVVIARGDERFGGAVTSLGALGVVTSLTLDLEPAYEMEQHVFTELPLAGLDPATFETVMAAAYSVSLFTDWRAPGFRQVWLKRRTDRPLEGFPYAAPAAEKMHPVPGMPAVNCTEQFGVPGPWHERLPHFRAEFTPSSGAELQSEYLMPREHALAALHAMDAIRETLAPVLQTCEIRTVAADAQWLSPAYGRDTVAAHFTWVEDTAAVLPVVRRLEEALVPFAARPHWGKVFTVPAGELRALYPRLADFGALAGALDPAGKFTNAFVRGVLAG
- a CDS encoding PHP domain-containing protein, coding for MGHGHGHPHGHHHHGHTHDHEHATEQVLPAAFDTSVPDEALSPAQQSRRGLLRRAGLLGAGLAAGTVLAPAATATAAPARAASNGRRGKGFLWLAGDHHIHTQYSSDGKYRVVDQVRQGARHGMDWLVITDHGSNTHAKIGVEKVNPDIREARAAHEDTLVFQGLEWNIPAAEHGTVFVHPGKHEVSVLKQFETDYDGSVKGAGDSTPANEALAIAGLSFLADQVKRRKVKDALMLANHPARKGIDSPHEIRAWRDATSRGHQIAVGFEGAPGHQAGGLPEPLGPGGARGIYDGSPSANSFAGYPLESYRTWGGFDWMTATVGGLWDSLIAEGRPWWITANSDSHQVYADTGARGGGDFNANGRYDDPVYAGQIDITQNDFWPGQYSRTHVGSDGFSYAAVMDGIRAGRVWVDHGQLVSGLDVRVSGGGRWATLGGALHVRRGTRVTLSIDVALAGGPNWAGFVPKLARVDVIQGDVTGPAADKDTFTAPTARVVKSYEVDKETGTVRLTYDLGRVDRPVYLRTRGTDGNRSAVGSLGAKVDPAGPAIDVVGDADPWRDLWFYSNPVWVLPS